One segment of Campylobacter concisus DNA contains the following:
- a CDS encoding cation:proton antiporter produces MQLHQASELSILVVLAFIVFASPYISKILRIPVAPAEIILGALASYIGLVGENEMFKLISEVGFFFLMFLAGMEIDLRMLINIDRKILRLGLIYLALIYSLATALTFSFNLSLLYIIIIPIMAVGMIFTLFKEYGRDVKWLNLSMLIATIGELISITLLTFIAAYLQFGASINLWLTIGYLILFLAISILSFKILDVLFWWYPGLKVILMPHYDKDEKDIRLSIAVFFSMIALMLYLNLEVAFGAFIAGMFIATFFDHKKDLPHKLSSFGFGFLVPIFFIHIGSTFKLSSLSSNEVIKDAIFIFCAMLATRLFSSVLFVGKLGFKGIFLFSLSQSMPLTLLVAVATIAHRSGEISDYSYSSFILASLAQAIIGTIIIKFLMQSRSKE; encoded by the coding sequence TTGCAGTTACATCAAGCTAGCGAGCTTAGTATTCTTGTCGTTTTGGCATTTATCGTCTTTGCTTCGCCTTATATTTCTAAAATTTTACGCATTCCTGTCGCTCCTGCTGAGATAATACTTGGAGCACTAGCTAGCTACATCGGGCTTGTCGGCGAAAATGAGATGTTTAAGCTAATTAGCGAAGTTGGCTTTTTCTTTTTGATGTTTCTAGCTGGCATGGAGATCGATCTTAGAATGCTTATAAACATTGACCGCAAAATTTTGCGCCTAGGACTTATCTATCTTGCCCTCATCTACTCGCTAGCAACTGCACTTACGTTTAGTTTTAATCTTAGTTTGCTTTATATTATCATTATCCCGATAATGGCCGTTGGTATGATATTTACGCTATTTAAAGAGTATGGCAGAGATGTAAAATGGCTAAATTTAAGCATGCTTATTGCAACTATTGGTGAGCTTATAAGCATTACACTTTTGACATTTATAGCAGCCTATTTGCAGTTTGGAGCTAGTATAAATTTATGGCTAACGATTGGCTATTTGATCTTATTTTTAGCTATCAGCATACTTAGCTTTAAAATTTTAGATGTGCTTTTTTGGTGGTATCCTGGGCTTAAAGTGATCCTTATGCCACACTACGATAAGGACGAAAAAGATATTAGGTTAAGCATTGCGGTGTTTTTTTCGATGATTGCGCTTATGCTTTATTTAAATTTAGAAGTTGCCTTTGGCGCGTTTATCGCAGGTATGTTTATAGCGACATTTTTTGATCATAAAAAAGACTTACCGCACAAGCTTTCAAGCTTTGGATTTGGATTTTTGGTACCGATATTTTTTATACACATAGGCTCAACCTTTAAACTCTCAAGCCTAAGCTCAAATGAAGTGATAAAAGATGCTATTTTTATATTTTGTGCGATGCTTGCCACAAGGCTTTTCTCAAGTGTGTTATTTGTAGGAAAATTAGGATTTAAGGGGATATTTTTGTTTTCCCTCTCACAATCCATGCCACTAACACTTCTAGTAGCAGTTGCTACTATCGCACACAGATCAGGTGAGATAAGTGACTATTCTTACTCATCTTTTATCCTAGCAAGCCTAGCTCAAGCTATAATAGGGACAATAATTATAAAATTTCTAATGCAATCAAGAAGTAAGGAGTAA
- a CDS encoding citrate synthase has product MSSNTATLTDNRTGKSYEFPILKGTMGPDVIDISTFFSDTGMFTFDRGYTSTAMCRSAITYIDGLKGELMYRGYDIAYLAENKTFLDVAYLLLNKELPTNDQYINFKTELKKRSFIHEGMMKLFDAFPDKAHPMAILQAAVSALSAFYSDHLNMDKPEEYHEMAMRIIAKIPTIAAFSYRYSRGLPIIYPNLDRGFTENFLYMMRGYPYEHVDLKPIEIKALDTVFMLHADHEQNASTTTVRTVGSTHAHPYACISAGIGALWGWAHGGANEGVIRQLEEIGSVANVDRYIARAKDKNDPFRLMGFGHRVYKNFDPRAKVLKKMRDQLMDEIGINSELIKIANRIEEIALNDDYFVSRNLYPNVDFHSGLILKALGIPNNMFAVIFVIGRTPGWISQWIELKEQDTIKIVRPRQLYVGETNRTPK; this is encoded by the coding sequence ATGTCATCAAATACAGCTACGCTAACTGATAACAGAACCGGCAAGAGTTACGAGTTTCCTATACTAAAAGGCACTATGGGGCCTGATGTGATAGACATCTCGACATTTTTTAGTGATACTGGAATGTTTACTTTTGACAGAGGTTATACTTCAACTGCGATGTGTCGCTCGGCGATAACTTATATAGACGGCTTAAAAGGCGAGCTAATGTATAGAGGTTATGATATCGCGTATTTGGCCGAAAATAAGACATTTTTAGACGTGGCATATTTACTCTTAAACAAAGAGCTTCCAACAAATGATCAGTATATAAATTTTAAAACCGAGCTTAAAAAAAGAAGCTTTATACATGAAGGCATGATGAAGCTATTTGACGCATTCCCAGACAAAGCTCACCCTATGGCGATCTTGCAGGCAGCAGTCTCAGCCCTAAGTGCCTTTTACTCAGATCACTTAAATATGGATAAACCTGAAGAGTATCACGAGATGGCTATGCGTATAATCGCTAAAATTCCAACGATCGCGGCCTTTAGCTACCGCTACTCACGCGGACTTCCTATCATATATCCAAATTTAGATCGTGGCTTTACTGAAAATTTCCTCTACATGATGAGGGGCTATCCGTACGAGCACGTCGATCTTAAGCCAATCGAGATCAAGGCACTTGATACGGTCTTTATGCTACACGCAGATCACGAGCAAAATGCTTCAACTACGACTGTTAGGACTGTTGGCTCAACGCACGCTCACCCATACGCATGTATAAGTGCGGGCATCGGCGCACTTTGGGGCTGGGCTCATGGCGGCGCGAACGAGGGTGTCATCCGCCAGCTTGAAGAGATAGGCTCTGTAGCAAATGTCGATAGATACATCGCTAGAGCAAAGGATAAAAATGATCCATTTAGACTAATGGGCTTTGGTCACAGGGTCTATAAAAATTTTGATCCTCGCGCAAAAGTGCTCAAAAAAATGAGAGATCAGCTTATGGATGAGATAGGCATCAACTCAGAGCTTATCAAGATCGCAAACCGCATCGAGGAGATCGCGCTAAATGATGACTACTTTGTGAGCAGAAATTTATATCCAAATGTTGATTTTCACTCAGGGCTCATCCTAAAAGCGCTTGGCATACCAAACAATATGTTTGCCGTCATCTTCGTCATCGGTAGGACGCCAGGCTGGATCAGCCAGTGGATCGAGCTAAAAGAGCAAGACACTATAAAGATCGTCCGTCCAAGACAGCTTTATGTTGGAGAGACAAACAGAACACCAAAATGA